CAATTGGTGCCCCAGGCTCCGGCGGGGAACCCGGCAATGAGCACATTCGTCCTTAATGATCGACCAGCGGTCAGCCGGCGGTGGCGTCGGCGGGAGCCCCCGGGCGGGGGTTCCCGGCTGGTGAAGAGCCTACCGGCGGCACTCCCGCCGGGGCGAACCCGTATACGGTACGGGCACGCGCGCAACACGCGGCTCAGACACAAACAAGACGGCACACAGACGGCACACGAGGAGACGCCCGGTGGTCACGAACGAGCAGCGGCGGCGGCAGCTCGCCCGGGAGAAGTTCGAACGGCAGCAGGAGCGCCGCGAGGCGGCCCGGCGCAAGGTGGTCCGCCGCAACGCGGTGATCGCCGCGGGTCTCGCGGTGGTCCTGGCCGCCGGGGCCACCGCGTTCGCCACGGGCGCGCTGTCCGGCGACGACAAGAAGGACAAGACCGACGCCGCGGCGCCGGACTCGCCGCCGGCGAAGAAGCCGGACCCCTGCGCGAAGGCCGAGCCGGGGGTTCCCGCGACGGCGACGTGGAAGAAGGAGCCGGAGCTGGCCATCGACAAGTCGGCCTCGTACGCGATGGATCTGCGGACGACCTGCGGCACCGTCGACATCAAGCTCGACGCGAAGAACGCCCCGCACACGGTCAACTCCTTCGACTTCCTGGCCGGGAAGGGCTACTTCGACCACACCAAGTGCCACCGGCTCACCACCGGCGGGATCTACGTCCTGCAGTGCGGCGACCCGAAGGGCACCGGCCAGGGCAACCCGGGCTACAACATCCCCGACGAGAACCTGAAGGACCCCAGGCTCAAGGGGAACGTCTATCCCGCGGGCACGGTCGCCATGGCCAACACCGGCCGGCCCGGTTCCGGGGGCAGCCAGTTCTTCCTCGTCTACCAGGACAGCCAGCTGCCGCCGACGTACACGCCCTTCGGCACGATCGGCGCCGACGGCATGAAGGTCCTCAAGAAGATCGCCGCCGCGGGCGAGCAGTCGGGCGCCGGCGACGGTGCCCCGAACGCGACCGTGGTGATCAACAAGGCGGTCGTCAGGAAATCCTGATGACCGGGCGGCCGGTGGTGCCCCGCGCGGGGAAATTTCGGTCGCGCGGGATACGGACAGCCAGGCCACCGGTCGCCTATGTTTGCGTTGTGTAGGGTGCCTGATCCGACGGCGACCCGCACCCCAATGACAAGCCGTCGGACCGGTCAGGGCGCGGCCCTGCCGGAACAAACTGTGGACGATGCCCGCGGGTCGCACGCCGGCCCCGGCATCATGTGGAGGAGGCGCTGTGAGCAGCGACCCATGGGGCCGCGTCGATGAGACGGGGACTGTGTACGTGCGTACCGCCGACGGCGAGCAGGTCGTCGGCTCGTGGCAGGCGGGGTCTCCCGAGGAGGCCCTCGCTTACTTCGAGCGCAAGTACGAGGGCCTGGTCGTCGAGATCGGCCTCCTCGAGCGCCGGGTCAGGACCACCGACCTGTCCGCCAAGGACGCGATGACCGCGATCGACCACCTGCGGAAGCAGGTCGACGAGCACCACGCGGTCGGCGATCTGCAGGCGCTGCGGGAGCGGCTCGACAAGCTGGTCACCGCCGTCGAGTCGCGCCGCGAGGAGCGCAAGGCGGCGAAGGCCAAGCAGTCCGACGAGGCGCGTACGGCCAAGGAGAAGCTGGTCGCCGAGGCCGAGGAGCTGGCGGCGAGCGAGCAGTGGCGGTCGGCGGGCGAGCGGCTGCGCGCCCTGGTCGACATCTGGAAGGGCCTGCCGCGGCTGGACCGCAAGGCGGACGACGAGCTGTGGCACCGCTTCTCGCACGCCCGCTCGGCGTTCTCCAAGCGGCGCAAGGCGCACTTCGCCTCGCTGGACGCGCAGCGCGAGGAGGCCCGTAAGACCAAGGAGAGGCTGGTCGCCGAGGCCGAGGCGCTCTCCGGGTCCACGGACTGGGGCCCGACGGCCGCGCGCTACCGCGAGCTGATGGCGGACTGGAAGGCCGCGGGCCGTGCGCAGCGCGAGTCCGAGGACGATCTGTGGACCCGCTTCCGCGGTGCGCAGGACGTCTTCTTCCAGGCGCGCAGCGGGGTGTTCGCCGAGCGTGACGCCGAGCAGGCGGGCAACCTCACGCGCAAGGAGGAGCTGGTCGCCGAGGCGGAGAAGCTGCTGCCGGTGGCGGACCTGAAGGCGGCGCGGGCCGCCTTCCGCTCGATCAACGAGCGCTGGGAGGCCATCGGTCATGTGCCGCGGGACGCCCGGCCGAAGATCGAGGGCCGGATGCACGCGGTCGAGCGCGCCATCCAGGAGGCCGAGGAGGCCGAGTGGCGGCGGACGAACCCGGAGGCGCGGGCCCGTGCGGCCGGTCTGACGGGTCAGCTCCAGGCCGCGGTCGACAAGCTCCAGGAGCAGGCCGACAAGGCGCGGGCCGCGGGCAATGACGCCAAGGCGGACAAGCTCACCAAGGAGCTCCAGGGCCGCAAGGCGCTGCTGGACCAGGCCCTGAAGGGCCTGGAGGAGTTCGGCGGCTGACGGTAGGCGCCCATCGCGTACGAAAAGACGGCCCCGACGGTTCTCGTCGGGGCCGTCTTTTCGTGTGCGCCGGTTACGGCCTGCGGGCGGAGGTGACGCGGTAGACGTCGTAGACGCCCTCGACGCCGCGCACCGCCTTCAGGACGTGGCCCAGGTGCTTGGGGTCGCCCATCTCGAAGGTGAAGCGCGAGGTGGCGACCCGGTCGCGGGAGGTCTGCACGGCGGCGGAGAGGATGTTGACGTGCTGGTCGGACAGCACCCGGGTGACGTCCGACAGCAGCCGGGACCGGTCCAGCGCCTCCACCTGGATGGCGACCAGGAAGACCGAGGACTGGGTGGGCGCCCACTCGACCTCGAGGATCCGCTCGGGCTGCTGCGAGAGCGAGTCGACGTTGACGCAGTCGGCGCGGTGGACCGAGATGCCGTTGCCCCGGGTGACGAAGCCGATGATCGGGTCGCCGGGAACCGGGGTGCAGCAGCGGGCCAGCTTCACCCAGACGTCGTCGACGCCCTTGACGACCACGCCCGGGTCGGCGCTGGAGCGGCGCTTGGAGCGGCCGCGGATCGGTGCGGACTCCTCGATGTCCTCGGTCGCCGCGTCCTCGCCGCCGAGGGCCTGGACGAGCTTCTGCACGACGCCCTGGGCCGCGACGTGGCCCTCGCCGATGGCGGCGTAGAGCGAGGAGATGTCGGGGTAGCGCATCTCGTGCGCGAGGGTGACGAGCGAGTCACCGGTGAGGATCCGCTGGATCGGCAGGTTCTGCTTGCGCATGGCCCGCGCGATGGCGTCCTTGCCCTGCTCGATGGCCTCGTCGCGGCGCTCCTTGGAGAACCAGGCGCGGATCTTGTTGCGGGCGCGGGGCGACTTGACGAAGCCGAGCCAGTCGCGCGAGGGCGCGGCGCCCGGCGCCTTGGAGGTGAAGACCTCCACCAGGTCGCCGTTGTCCAGGGTCGATTCGAGCGGCACGAGCCGCCCGTTGACCCGGGCGCCTATCGTGCGGTGGCCGACCTCGGTGTGCACGGCGTAGGCGAAGTCGACCGGTGTGGCACCGGCCGGGAGCGCTATGACGTCGCCCTTGGGCGTGAAGACGAAGACCTCGTTGCGCGAGAGGTCGAAGCGCAGGGACTCCAGGAACTCGCCCGGGTCCTCCGTCTCCTTCTGCCAGTCGAGCAACTGCCGCAGCCAGGCCATGTCATTGACGGTGTCCTGGTTCTTGCCGGCATTCTTGGGGACGTCCGTGCGGATCTTGGACGCTCCGGCGACGGCCTCCTGCTTGTACTTCCAGTGCGCGGCGATACCGTACTCGGCGCGGCGGTGCATGTCGAACGTGCGGATCTGCAGCTCGACGGGCTTCCCGCTGGGCCCTATGACCGTCGTGTGCAGCGACTGGTACATGTTGAACTTGGGCATCGCGATGTAGTCCTTGAACCGCCCCGGGACCGGGTTCCACCGGGCGTGGACGGTGCCGAGCGCCGCGTAGCAGTCGCGGACGGTGTCGACGAGGACGCGGATGCCCACCAGGTCGTAGATCTCGGCGAAGTCACGGCCTCGCACGATCATCTTCTGGTAGACGCTGTAGTAGTGCTTCGGGCGGCCGGTGACGGTGGCCTTGATGCGGGCGGCGCGCAGATCGGCCTGGACCTCGTCGGTGACGATGGCCAGGTATTCGTCGCGCTTGGGGGCCCGCTCGGCGACGAGGCGGACGATCTCGTCGTACATCTTGGGGTAGAGGATCGCGAAGGCGAGGTCCTCCAGCTCCCACTTGATGGTGTTCATGCCCAGCCGGTGTGCCAGCGGGGCGTAGATCTCCAGGGTCTCGCGGGCCTTCTTCTCCTGCTTCTCCCGCTTGAGGTAGCGCATGGTGCGCATGTTGTGCAGGCGGTCGGCGAGCTTGATGACCAGGACGCGCGGGTCCTTGGCCATGGCGACGACCATCTTGCGCACGGTCTCGGCCTGCGCGGCCTCGCCGAACTGCACCCGGTCGAGCTTGGTGACGCCGTCGACGAGGAGCGCGACCTGGTCGCCGAAGTCCCGGCGCAGGTCGTCCAGGCCGTACTCGGTGTCCTCGACGGTGTCGTGCAGCAGCCCCGCCATCAAGGTGGCCGGATCCATGCCCAGCTCGGCGAGGATCGTGGTGACGGCGAGGGGGTGGGTGATGTACGGGTCGCCGCTCTTGCGCTTC
The window above is part of the Streptomyces syringium genome. Proteins encoded here:
- a CDS encoding peptidylprolyl isomerase, yielding MVTNEQRRRQLAREKFERQQERREAARRKVVRRNAVIAAGLAVVLAAGATAFATGALSGDDKKDKTDAAAPDSPPAKKPDPCAKAEPGVPATATWKKEPELAIDKSASYAMDLRTTCGTVDIKLDAKNAPHTVNSFDFLAGKGYFDHTKCHRLTTGGIYVLQCGDPKGTGQGNPGYNIPDENLKDPRLKGNVYPAGTVAMANTGRPGSGGSQFFLVYQDSQLPPTYTPFGTIGADGMKVLKKIAAAGEQSGAGDGAPNATVVINKAVVRKS
- a CDS encoding DUF349 domain-containing protein, with protein sequence MSSDPWGRVDETGTVYVRTADGEQVVGSWQAGSPEEALAYFERKYEGLVVEIGLLERRVRTTDLSAKDAMTAIDHLRKQVDEHHAVGDLQALRERLDKLVTAVESRREERKAAKAKQSDEARTAKEKLVAEAEELAASEQWRSAGERLRALVDIWKGLPRLDRKADDELWHRFSHARSAFSKRRKAHFASLDAQREEARKTKERLVAEAEALSGSTDWGPTAARYRELMADWKAAGRAQRESEDDLWTRFRGAQDVFFQARSGVFAERDAEQAGNLTRKEELVAEAEKLLPVADLKAARAAFRSINERWEAIGHVPRDARPKIEGRMHAVERAIQEAEEAEWRRTNPEARARAAGLTGQLQAAVDKLQEQADKARAAGNDAKADKLTKELQGRKALLDQALKGLEEFGG
- a CDS encoding RelA/SpoT family protein; this translates as MPDKAQPLTAAQSDQSSPEAAAAKGTPAGRPHSGAPESGSTAGGQSAAQPNTPAAEPRHEAASRPEAPTPAARPRTSGDKPATVAGAGPVRPAPPQGPTPRPGSSSRVRARLARLGVQRSSPYNPVLEPLLRIVRGNDPKADVTTLRQIERAYQVAERWHRGQKRKSGDPYITHPLAVTTILAELGMDPATLMAGLLHDTVEDTEYGLDDLRRDFGDQVALLVDGVTKLDRVQFGEAAQAETVRKMVVAMAKDPRVLVIKLADRLHNMRTMRYLKREKQEKKARETLEIYAPLAHRLGMNTIKWELEDLAFAILYPKMYDEIVRLVAERAPKRDEYLAIVTDEVQADLRAARIKATVTGRPKHYYSVYQKMIVRGRDFAEIYDLVGIRVLVDTVRDCYAALGTVHARWNPVPGRFKDYIAMPKFNMYQSLHTTVIGPSGKPVELQIRTFDMHRRAEYGIAAHWKYKQEAVAGASKIRTDVPKNAGKNQDTVNDMAWLRQLLDWQKETEDPGEFLESLRFDLSRNEVFVFTPKGDVIALPAGATPVDFAYAVHTEVGHRTIGARVNGRLVPLESTLDNGDLVEVFTSKAPGAAPSRDWLGFVKSPRARNKIRAWFSKERRDEAIEQGKDAIARAMRKQNLPIQRILTGDSLVTLAHEMRYPDISSLYAAIGEGHVAAQGVVQKLVQALGGEDAATEDIEESAPIRGRSKRRSSADPGVVVKGVDDVWVKLARCCTPVPGDPIIGFVTRGNGISVHRADCVNVDSLSQQPERILEVEWAPTQSSVFLVAIQVEALDRSRLLSDVTRVLSDQHVNILSAAVQTSRDRVATSRFTFEMGDPKHLGHVLKAVRGVEGVYDVYRVTSARRP